Proteins found in one Primulina huaijiensis isolate GDHJ02 unplaced genomic scaffold, ASM1229523v2 scaffold28027, whole genome shotgun sequence genomic segment:
- the LOC140967769 gene encoding uncharacterized protein isoform X1, whose protein sequence is MRPGESSLLFILILWFVFGIAGESPTCLTVYREGGAPAVFQSPKCPRWKPSTFKSGAETQASGATCQSAMLRGRRKTMEDRTLCSFELRIPFPGPKGVREINVRMMAVFDGHNGSEASQMASDLLLEYFMLHTYFLLDTTYSILSRNFVWLLPGKGENVPAFRKIEWNDDTNRQILDLGRFQVTISAILDGSFPLEILKEALLRAIHDIDATFSEDARRHNLNSGTTATVVLLADTQILVANVGDSKSFLCSEVYQSPFEAKATVFRIVRQRRGTDASPSLKDYHRLKSKASNGWMFYIAKELTNDHHPDRDDERSRVESAGGHISMWAGVARVNGQLAVSRAIGDIGFKSYGVISVPEVTDWQPLTANDSYVVAASDGVFEKLSPQDICDLLWEPLSQVTVPPEPVSSCSNSLADCIVNTAFERGSMDNLAATTLPVRTFDTLETLRGNWCHKSVKSDYSTIGYQRHLDKISANDNTSILIKTQHHPVSAKFDRLLVEGKHNFGSFYLSENLDVNDDYTFWLHKDDQESIYDLAHALPGGDNFNWSGPLDLYNDHHICAHFGMFIDENKDQCVNSDSFSRFLGLLESIPFHYTGQNENAASDSRYILKKKFDCGAYGEVWLAFNLNISHVGKDGKWSHGDKNNFSSKDTLGACNEKLHRNSLAEDCNSTRSDENMFILKRIMVERGIAAYLSGLREKYFGEVFLNASHCIRGSLATEVSDFVWTKSVILEMEDSLNLEGIPLEEKRPHGVVYEEGLNHIARYVESFESRSNEIWLVFRHEGVSLSKLIYTAEEVVNNAGKERSEEGKRVQVLRPSKWWHWMKTTEEGKEEFRNIIWQLLLALKSCHDRNITHRDIKPENMVICFEDQDSGSCLQGSPNRDKSYTTKMRVIDFGSAVDDYTVKHLYGSVGPSSAEQTVDYAPPEAFLNVSWYKWPSSITVKYDMWSVGIVMLELILGSPNVFQINSITRVLLDQHLKGWNDNLKELAYKLRALMELCILIPGTSSILRQDFYTNDRGYNSPVPWKCSEEFFSDTIKARDPLKIGFPNVLALRLFRDLLRWDPVSFVLKKLNHMGSPSFLLGDFFLRKCLCVRVNFLPCQEDRLNVDDALRHPYFSQASGK, encoded by the exons ATGAGACCAGGCGAATCCTCGTTATTGTTCATCCTGATTTTATGGTTTGTGTTCGGCATTGCCGGAGAATCTCCGACGTGCCTGACGGTGTACAGAGAAGGCGGCGCGCCAGCGGTGTTTCAATCCCCAAAATGTCCTCGTTGGAAGCCATCTACTTTCAAGTCCGGCGCCGAGACCCAAGCGTCCGGCGCCACGTGCCAGTCCGCGATGCTTAGAGGCCGCCGCAAGACCATGGAGGATCGAACTCTCTGCTCATTCGAACTTCGCATTCCTTTCCCCG GTCCTAAGGGGGTTAGAGAAATCAATGTTAGAATGATGGCCGTTTTCGATGGGCATAACGGTTCAGAAGCGAGTCAGATGGCCTCGGACTTGCTCTTGGAGTATTTCATGTTGCATACTTATTTTCTTCTCGATACCACTTATTCGATTTTATCACGAAATTTTGTCTGGCTGCTACCGGGTAAGGGAGAAAATGTTCCCGCTTTCCGCAAGATTGAGTGGAATGATGATACCAACAGGCAGATATTGGATCTTGGAAG gtTCCAGGTGACAATATCTGCTATATTAGATGGATCTTTCCCCCTTGAAATATTGAAGGAAGCATTGCTGAGGGCAATTCATGATATAGATGCAACATTTTCTGAG gatGCACGTAGGCACAACCTGAATTCTGGCACTACAGCTACTGTGGTACTTCTAGCTGATACTCAAATTCTAGTAGCCAATGTCGGAGACTCAAAGTCATTTTTATGCTCTGAAGTATATCAGTCTCCTTTTGAGGCTAAAG CAACTGTATTCAGGATAGTCAGGCAAAGAAGAGGTACTGATGCTTCTCCATCATTAAAGGATTACCATCGCTTAAAATCAAAAGCTTCTAATGGATGGATGTTTTATATCGCTAAAGAACTGACAAATGATCACCACCCTGACAGAGATGATGAAAGATCTCGAGTGGAATCTGCTGGCGGTCATATTTCGATGTGGGCTGGTGTAGCTCGTGTGAATGGCCAGTTGGCTGTATCCAGAGCAATCGGAGACATAGGCTTTAAAAG TTATGGTGTAATTTCCGTTCCTGAGGTGACAGATTGGCAACCTTTGACTGCGAATGACAGCTATGTGGTTGCTGCTTCTGATGGTGTTTTTGAAAAGCTTAGCCCCCAAGATATTTGTGATCTATTATGGGAACCACTTTCTCAGGTCACAGTGCCTCCAGAACCTGTTTCTTCATGTTCTAATTCATTAGCTGATTGTATTGTCAATACCGCATTTGAGAGAGGAAGTATGGATAATTTAGCAGCTACAACCCTTCCTGTCAGAACATTTGATACTTTAGAAACTTTGCGGGGGAATTGGTGTCATAAATCAGTGAAATCTGATTACTCGACTATAGGATATCAAAGACATCTTGACAAAATTTCAg CCAATGATAACACTTCAATACTCATAAAGACACAACATCATCCAGTTAGTGCCAAGTTTGATAGATTATTG GTAGAAGGAAAACACAACTTTGGATCCTTTTATCTGTCTGAAAACCTTGACGTAAATGATGATTACACATTTTGGCTTCATAAAGATGACCAAGAATCTATTTATGACTTGGCACATGCTTTACCTGGTGGAGATAATTTTAACTGGA GTGGACCTTTAGATTTGTACAATGATCACCATATTTGCGCCCACTTTGgaatgtttattgatgaaaataaagATCAATGTGTGAATTCTGATAGTTTTTCCAGATTTCTTGGTTTGCTAGAATCTATTCCTTTTCATTATACTGGTCAAAACGAGAACGCGGCATCAGATTCTCG ATACATATTAAAGAAGAAGTTTGACTGTGGAGCATATGGAGAAGTTTGGCTTGCCTTCAATTTGAATATTTCTCATGTTGGGAAAGATGGAAAATGGAGCCATGgagataaaaataatttctccAGCAAAGATACTTTAGGGGCATGCAATGAAAAGCTACATAGAAATTCACTTGCTGAGGATTGCAACTCCACGCGTTCTGATGAAAATATGTTCATTTTGAAGAGGATAATG GTGGAAAGGGGAATTGCTGCTTACTTGAGTGGACTACGAGAGAAATACTTTGGCGAAGTTTTCTTAAATGCCTCTCACTGTATTCGAGGTTCACTAGCTACAGAAGTATCAGATTTTGTCTGGACAAAATCAGTTATACTAGAAATGGAGGATTCTTTGAATCTCGAGGGTATCCCtctcgaggaaaagagaccacATGGAGTGGTCTATGAAGAAGGATTGAATCATATTGCAAGATATGTTGAGTCTTTTGAGTCACGTTCTAATGAAATATGGCTTGTATTTCGTCATGAAGGTGTGTCATTGTCAAAACTCATTTACACTGCTGAAGAAGTGGTAAACAATGCCGGCAAAGAAAGAAGTGAGGAGGGGAAGCGTGTTCAGGTATTACGGCCATCAAAATGGTGGCATTGGATGAAGACAACAGAAGAAGGCAAAGAGGAATTTCGTAATATAATTTGGCAGTTG TTGTTGGCACTGAAGTCCTGCCATGATCGGAATATCACTCATCGGGATATTAAACCTG AAAACATGGTCATTTGCTTTGAGGATCAGGACTCTGGAAGTTGTTTGCAAGGAAGCCCCAATAGAGATAAGAGCTACACAACAAAAAT GCGCGTTATTGACTTTGGTAGTGCAGTGGATGATTACACTGTGAAGCATCTTTATGGATCTGTTGGACCTTCTAG CGCTGAACAAACTGTCGATTATGCTCCACCAGAAGCTTTTCTAAATGTGAGTTGGTACAAATGGCCGTCGAGCATCACAGTGAA GTATGACATGTGGAGTGTTGGCATTGTGATGTTGGAGTTGATTTTAGGATCGCCAAATGTGTTTCAGATAAATTCTATAACACGTGTACTTTTAGATCAGCACCTGAAAGGTTGGAATGATAACTTGAAAGAGCTTGCTTACAA ACTTAGAGCTCTCATGGAATTGTGCATCCTAATTCCTGGGACTTCTTCAATTCTTCGTCAAGATTTTTATACAAATGATCGA GGTTACAATTCACCTGTTCCTTGGAAGTGCTCTGAAGAATTCTTTTCTGATACAATAAAGGCTAGAGATC
- the LOC140967769 gene encoding uncharacterized protein isoform X5 translates to MQHFLSNCIQDSQAKKRDDERSRVESAGGHISMWAGVARVNGQLAVSRAIGDIGFKSYGVISVPEVTDWQPLTANDSYVVAASDGVFEKLSPQDICDLLWEPLSQVTVPPEPVSSCSNSLADCIVNTAFERGSMDNLAATTLPVRTFDTLETLRGNWCHKSVKSDYSTIGYQRHLDKISANDNTSILIKTQHHPVSAKFDRLLVEGKHNFGSFYLSENLDVNDDYTFWLHKDDQESIYDLAHALPGGDNFNWSGPLDLYNDHHICAHFGMFIDENKDQCVNSDSFSRFLGLLESIPFHYTGQNENAASDSRYILKKKFDCGAYGEVWLAFNLNISHVGKDGKWSHGDKNNFSSKDTLGACNEKLHRNSLAEDCNSTRSDENMFILKRIMVERGIAAYLSGLREKYFGEVFLNASHCIRGSLATEVSDFVWTKSVILEMEDSLNLEGIPLEEKRPHGVVYEEGLNHIARYVESFESRSNEIWLVFRHEGVSLSKLIYTAEEVVNNAGKERSEEGKRVQVLRPSKWWHWMKTTEEGKEEFRNIIWQLLLALKSCHDRNITHRDIKPENMVICFEDQDSGSCLQGSPNRDKSYTTKMRVIDFGSAVDDYTVKHLYGSVGPSSAEQTVDYAPPEAFLNVSWYKWPSSITVKYDMWSVGIVMLELILGSPNVFQINSITRVLLDQHLKGWNDNLKELAYKLRALMELCILIPGTSSILRQDFYTNDRGYNSPVPWKCSEEFFSDTIKARDPLKIGFPNVLALRLFRDLLRWDPVSFVLKKLNHMGSPSFLLGDFFLRKCLCVRVNFLPCQEDRLNVDDALRHPYFSQASGK, encoded by the exons ATGCAACATTTTCTGAG CAACTGTATTCAGGATAGTCAGGCAAAGAAGAG AGATGATGAAAGATCTCGAGTGGAATCTGCTGGCGGTCATATTTCGATGTGGGCTGGTGTAGCTCGTGTGAATGGCCAGTTGGCTGTATCCAGAGCAATCGGAGACATAGGCTTTAAAAG TTATGGTGTAATTTCCGTTCCTGAGGTGACAGATTGGCAACCTTTGACTGCGAATGACAGCTATGTGGTTGCTGCTTCTGATGGTGTTTTTGAAAAGCTTAGCCCCCAAGATATTTGTGATCTATTATGGGAACCACTTTCTCAGGTCACAGTGCCTCCAGAACCTGTTTCTTCATGTTCTAATTCATTAGCTGATTGTATTGTCAATACCGCATTTGAGAGAGGAAGTATGGATAATTTAGCAGCTACAACCCTTCCTGTCAGAACATTTGATACTTTAGAAACTTTGCGGGGGAATTGGTGTCATAAATCAGTGAAATCTGATTACTCGACTATAGGATATCAAAGACATCTTGACAAAATTTCAg CCAATGATAACACTTCAATACTCATAAAGACACAACATCATCCAGTTAGTGCCAAGTTTGATAGATTATTG GTAGAAGGAAAACACAACTTTGGATCCTTTTATCTGTCTGAAAACCTTGACGTAAATGATGATTACACATTTTGGCTTCATAAAGATGACCAAGAATCTATTTATGACTTGGCACATGCTTTACCTGGTGGAGATAATTTTAACTGGA GTGGACCTTTAGATTTGTACAATGATCACCATATTTGCGCCCACTTTGgaatgtttattgatgaaaataaagATCAATGTGTGAATTCTGATAGTTTTTCCAGATTTCTTGGTTTGCTAGAATCTATTCCTTTTCATTATACTGGTCAAAACGAGAACGCGGCATCAGATTCTCG ATACATATTAAAGAAGAAGTTTGACTGTGGAGCATATGGAGAAGTTTGGCTTGCCTTCAATTTGAATATTTCTCATGTTGGGAAAGATGGAAAATGGAGCCATGgagataaaaataatttctccAGCAAAGATACTTTAGGGGCATGCAATGAAAAGCTACATAGAAATTCACTTGCTGAGGATTGCAACTCCACGCGTTCTGATGAAAATATGTTCATTTTGAAGAGGATAATG GTGGAAAGGGGAATTGCTGCTTACTTGAGTGGACTACGAGAGAAATACTTTGGCGAAGTTTTCTTAAATGCCTCTCACTGTATTCGAGGTTCACTAGCTACAGAAGTATCAGATTTTGTCTGGACAAAATCAGTTATACTAGAAATGGAGGATTCTTTGAATCTCGAGGGTATCCCtctcgaggaaaagagaccacATGGAGTGGTCTATGAAGAAGGATTGAATCATATTGCAAGATATGTTGAGTCTTTTGAGTCACGTTCTAATGAAATATGGCTTGTATTTCGTCATGAAGGTGTGTCATTGTCAAAACTCATTTACACTGCTGAAGAAGTGGTAAACAATGCCGGCAAAGAAAGAAGTGAGGAGGGGAAGCGTGTTCAGGTATTACGGCCATCAAAATGGTGGCATTGGATGAAGACAACAGAAGAAGGCAAAGAGGAATTTCGTAATATAATTTGGCAGTTG TTGTTGGCACTGAAGTCCTGCCATGATCGGAATATCACTCATCGGGATATTAAACCTG AAAACATGGTCATTTGCTTTGAGGATCAGGACTCTGGAAGTTGTTTGCAAGGAAGCCCCAATAGAGATAAGAGCTACACAACAAAAAT GCGCGTTATTGACTTTGGTAGTGCAGTGGATGATTACACTGTGAAGCATCTTTATGGATCTGTTGGACCTTCTAG CGCTGAACAAACTGTCGATTATGCTCCACCAGAAGCTTTTCTAAATGTGAGTTGGTACAAATGGCCGTCGAGCATCACAGTGAA GTATGACATGTGGAGTGTTGGCATTGTGATGTTGGAGTTGATTTTAGGATCGCCAAATGTGTTTCAGATAAATTCTATAACACGTGTACTTTTAGATCAGCACCTGAAAGGTTGGAATGATAACTTGAAAGAGCTTGCTTACAA ACTTAGAGCTCTCATGGAATTGTGCATCCTAATTCCTGGGACTTCTTCAATTCTTCGTCAAGATTTTTATACAAATGATCGA GGTTACAATTCACCTGTTCCTTGGAAGTGCTCTGAAGAATTCTTTTCTGATACAATAAAGGCTAGAGATC
- the LOC140967769 gene encoding uncharacterized protein isoform X2, protein MRPGESSLLFILILWFVFGIAGESPTCLTVYREGGAPAVFQSPKCPRWKPSTFKSGAETQASGATCQSAMLRGRRKTMEDRTLCSFELRIPFPGPKGVREINVRMMAVFDGHNGSEASQMASDLLLEYFMLHTYFLLDTTYSILSRNFVWLLPGKGENVPAFRKIEWNDDTNRQILDLGRFQVTISAILDGSFPLEILKEALLRAIHDIDATFSEDARRHNLNSGTTATVVLLADTQILVANVGDSKSFLCSEVYQSPFEAKATVFRIVRQRRGTDASPSLKDYHRLKSKASNGWMFYIAKELTNDHHPDRDDERSRVESAGGHISMWAGVARVNGQLAVSRAIGDIGFKSYGVISVPEVTDWQPLTANDSYVVAASDGVFEKLSPQDICDLLWEPLSQVTVPPEPVSSCSNSLADCIVNTAFERGSMDNLAATTLPVRTFDTLETLRGNWCHKSVKSDYSTIGYQRHLDKISANDNTSILIKTQHHPVSAKFDRLLVEGKHNFGSFYLSENLDVNDDYTFWLHKDDQESIYDLAHALPGGDNFNWSGPLDLYNDHHICAHFGMFIDENKDQCVNSDSFSRFLGLLESIPFHYTGQNENAASDSRYILKKKFDCGAYGEVWLAFNLNISHVGKDGKWSHGDKNNFSSKDTLGACNEKLHRNSLAEDCNSTRSDENMFILKRIMVERGIAAYLSGLREKYFGEVFLNASHCIRGSLATEVSDFVWTKSVILEMEDSLNLEGIPLEEKRPHGVVYEEGLNHIARYVESFESRSNEIWLVFRHEGVSLSKLIYTAEEVVNNAGKERSEEGKRVQVLRPSKWWHWMKTTEEGKEEFRNIIWQLLLALKSCHDRNITHRDIKPENMVICFEDQDSGSCLQGSPNRDKSYTTKMRVIDFGSAVDDYTVKHLYGSVGPSSAEQTVDYAPPEAFLNVSWYKWPSSITVKYDMWSVGIVMLELILGSPNVFQINSITRVLLDQHLKGWNDNLKELAYKLRALMELCILIPGTSSILRQDFYTNDRGYNSPVPWKCSEEFFSDTIKARDPLKIGFPNVLALRLFRDLLRWDPEDRLNVDDALRHPYFSQASGK, encoded by the exons ATGAGACCAGGCGAATCCTCGTTATTGTTCATCCTGATTTTATGGTTTGTGTTCGGCATTGCCGGAGAATCTCCGACGTGCCTGACGGTGTACAGAGAAGGCGGCGCGCCAGCGGTGTTTCAATCCCCAAAATGTCCTCGTTGGAAGCCATCTACTTTCAAGTCCGGCGCCGAGACCCAAGCGTCCGGCGCCACGTGCCAGTCCGCGATGCTTAGAGGCCGCCGCAAGACCATGGAGGATCGAACTCTCTGCTCATTCGAACTTCGCATTCCTTTCCCCG GTCCTAAGGGGGTTAGAGAAATCAATGTTAGAATGATGGCCGTTTTCGATGGGCATAACGGTTCAGAAGCGAGTCAGATGGCCTCGGACTTGCTCTTGGAGTATTTCATGTTGCATACTTATTTTCTTCTCGATACCACTTATTCGATTTTATCACGAAATTTTGTCTGGCTGCTACCGGGTAAGGGAGAAAATGTTCCCGCTTTCCGCAAGATTGAGTGGAATGATGATACCAACAGGCAGATATTGGATCTTGGAAG gtTCCAGGTGACAATATCTGCTATATTAGATGGATCTTTCCCCCTTGAAATATTGAAGGAAGCATTGCTGAGGGCAATTCATGATATAGATGCAACATTTTCTGAG gatGCACGTAGGCACAACCTGAATTCTGGCACTACAGCTACTGTGGTACTTCTAGCTGATACTCAAATTCTAGTAGCCAATGTCGGAGACTCAAAGTCATTTTTATGCTCTGAAGTATATCAGTCTCCTTTTGAGGCTAAAG CAACTGTATTCAGGATAGTCAGGCAAAGAAGAGGTACTGATGCTTCTCCATCATTAAAGGATTACCATCGCTTAAAATCAAAAGCTTCTAATGGATGGATGTTTTATATCGCTAAAGAACTGACAAATGATCACCACCCTGACAGAGATGATGAAAGATCTCGAGTGGAATCTGCTGGCGGTCATATTTCGATGTGGGCTGGTGTAGCTCGTGTGAATGGCCAGTTGGCTGTATCCAGAGCAATCGGAGACATAGGCTTTAAAAG TTATGGTGTAATTTCCGTTCCTGAGGTGACAGATTGGCAACCTTTGACTGCGAATGACAGCTATGTGGTTGCTGCTTCTGATGGTGTTTTTGAAAAGCTTAGCCCCCAAGATATTTGTGATCTATTATGGGAACCACTTTCTCAGGTCACAGTGCCTCCAGAACCTGTTTCTTCATGTTCTAATTCATTAGCTGATTGTATTGTCAATACCGCATTTGAGAGAGGAAGTATGGATAATTTAGCAGCTACAACCCTTCCTGTCAGAACATTTGATACTTTAGAAACTTTGCGGGGGAATTGGTGTCATAAATCAGTGAAATCTGATTACTCGACTATAGGATATCAAAGACATCTTGACAAAATTTCAg CCAATGATAACACTTCAATACTCATAAAGACACAACATCATCCAGTTAGTGCCAAGTTTGATAGATTATTG GTAGAAGGAAAACACAACTTTGGATCCTTTTATCTGTCTGAAAACCTTGACGTAAATGATGATTACACATTTTGGCTTCATAAAGATGACCAAGAATCTATTTATGACTTGGCACATGCTTTACCTGGTGGAGATAATTTTAACTGGA GTGGACCTTTAGATTTGTACAATGATCACCATATTTGCGCCCACTTTGgaatgtttattgatgaaaataaagATCAATGTGTGAATTCTGATAGTTTTTCCAGATTTCTTGGTTTGCTAGAATCTATTCCTTTTCATTATACTGGTCAAAACGAGAACGCGGCATCAGATTCTCG ATACATATTAAAGAAGAAGTTTGACTGTGGAGCATATGGAGAAGTTTGGCTTGCCTTCAATTTGAATATTTCTCATGTTGGGAAAGATGGAAAATGGAGCCATGgagataaaaataatttctccAGCAAAGATACTTTAGGGGCATGCAATGAAAAGCTACATAGAAATTCACTTGCTGAGGATTGCAACTCCACGCGTTCTGATGAAAATATGTTCATTTTGAAGAGGATAATG GTGGAAAGGGGAATTGCTGCTTACTTGAGTGGACTACGAGAGAAATACTTTGGCGAAGTTTTCTTAAATGCCTCTCACTGTATTCGAGGTTCACTAGCTACAGAAGTATCAGATTTTGTCTGGACAAAATCAGTTATACTAGAAATGGAGGATTCTTTGAATCTCGAGGGTATCCCtctcgaggaaaagagaccacATGGAGTGGTCTATGAAGAAGGATTGAATCATATTGCAAGATATGTTGAGTCTTTTGAGTCACGTTCTAATGAAATATGGCTTGTATTTCGTCATGAAGGTGTGTCATTGTCAAAACTCATTTACACTGCTGAAGAAGTGGTAAACAATGCCGGCAAAGAAAGAAGTGAGGAGGGGAAGCGTGTTCAGGTATTACGGCCATCAAAATGGTGGCATTGGATGAAGACAACAGAAGAAGGCAAAGAGGAATTTCGTAATATAATTTGGCAGTTG TTGTTGGCACTGAAGTCCTGCCATGATCGGAATATCACTCATCGGGATATTAAACCTG AAAACATGGTCATTTGCTTTGAGGATCAGGACTCTGGAAGTTGTTTGCAAGGAAGCCCCAATAGAGATAAGAGCTACACAACAAAAAT GCGCGTTATTGACTTTGGTAGTGCAGTGGATGATTACACTGTGAAGCATCTTTATGGATCTGTTGGACCTTCTAG CGCTGAACAAACTGTCGATTATGCTCCACCAGAAGCTTTTCTAAATGTGAGTTGGTACAAATGGCCGTCGAGCATCACAGTGAA GTATGACATGTGGAGTGTTGGCATTGTGATGTTGGAGTTGATTTTAGGATCGCCAAATGTGTTTCAGATAAATTCTATAACACGTGTACTTTTAGATCAGCACCTGAAAGGTTGGAATGATAACTTGAAAGAGCTTGCTTACAA ACTTAGAGCTCTCATGGAATTGTGCATCCTAATTCCTGGGACTTCTTCAATTCTTCGTCAAGATTTTTATACAAATGATCGA GGTTACAATTCACCTGTTCCTTGGAAGTGCTCTGAAGAATTCTTTTCTGATACAATAAAGGCTAGAGATC